In Streptomyces sp. NBC_00448, the following are encoded in one genomic region:
- a CDS encoding type III PLP-dependent enzyme, whose protein sequence is MRHDDTLLAALAAADDDRIVFDLSGIEERYASLLAELPGVAVRFALKACPVDEVLDCLARQGSGVDAASVQEIGQALRAGVPPERIHYGNTIKSDPDIAEAYRLGIRDFATDSLEDVTAVAEHAPGARVFCRLATDGGGALWGLSRKFGCSPEDTLAVLERARDAGLEPAGLSVHVGSQQMTAGAWRRAFEQLADLLDTLRGRGMALKYVDLGGGLPALGYLDERGEPLDPPLDKMFAVIREGMQMCRDAGGALDFIVEPGRYLVADHGAVRAHVVRLSLRHDADGEPRHWLYLSCGKFNGLYEMDALQYRLVFPGRHGGPSVPATVAGPTCDSDDAYPGGHRPVRVPASIASGDPVWVMSSGAYAVSYMTQGFNGFGPLPWTCVRRTEGGR, encoded by the coding sequence GTGAGGCATGACGACACGCTGCTCGCCGCACTGGCGGCGGCCGACGACGACCGGATCGTCTTCGATCTCAGCGGCATCGAGGAGCGCTACGCGTCCCTGCTGGCCGAACTGCCCGGCGTCGCCGTCCGGTTCGCCCTGAAGGCGTGCCCGGTGGACGAGGTGCTCGACTGCCTGGCCCGGCAGGGCAGCGGGGTGGACGCGGCGAGCGTGCAGGAGATCGGCCAGGCGCTGCGCGCCGGGGTCCCCCCGGAGCGCATCCACTACGGCAACACCATCAAGTCCGACCCGGACATCGCCGAGGCATACCGGCTCGGCATCCGGGACTTCGCCACCGACAGCCTGGAGGACGTCACCGCCGTCGCCGAACACGCGCCCGGCGCACGGGTGTTCTGCAGGCTGGCGACCGACGGCGGCGGCGCGCTGTGGGGACTGAGCCGGAAGTTCGGCTGCTCGCCCGAGGACACCTTGGCCGTGCTGGAACGGGCCCGGGACGCGGGCCTGGAACCGGCCGGACTGTCGGTGCACGTCGGGTCCCAGCAGATGACCGCCGGTGCGTGGCGGCGGGCGTTCGAGCAACTGGCCGATCTGCTCGACACGTTGCGCGGGCGGGGCATGGCGCTGAAGTACGTCGACCTGGGCGGCGGCCTGCCGGCGCTCGGCTACCTCGACGAGCGCGGCGAACCCCTCGACCCGCCGCTGGACAAGATGTTCGCCGTGATCCGGGAGGGCATGCAGATGTGCCGGGACGCGGGCGGCGCGCTGGACTTCATCGTGGAGCCCGGCCGCTACCTCGTGGCCGACCACGGCGCGGTCCGGGCGCACGTCGTCCGGCTGTCGCTGCGGCACGACGCGGACGGCGAGCCGCGCCACTGGCTCTACCTGAGCTGCGGCAAGTTCAACGGCCTGTACGAGATGGACGCGTTGCAGTACCGGCTGGTCTTTCCCGGCCGGCACGGCGGTCCGTCCGTCCCGGCGACGGTCGCGGGGCCCACCTGCGACAGCGACGACGCCTACCCCGGCGGCCACCGGCCGGTCCGGGTGCCCGCGTCGATCGCGTCGGGCGACCCGGTCTGGGTGATGTCCAGCGGGGCGTACGCGGTCAGTTACATGACGCAGGGCTTCAACGGCTTCGGCCCGCTGCCGTGGACGTGTGTGCGCAGGACGGAAGGCGGGCGGTAG
- a CDS encoding GNAT family N-acetyltransferase, which yields MTWNVRIRRMADDDWEDVVGLETRAYAALGLSEGRAALESKARISPATCFALDLIPGPGADPGAGARLAGYLLALPYPERSYPGLARREEAAVPSRNLHLHDLVIAEDVRGRGLGKRLLGRLTAAAPGQGYEQISLIAVGGSHTFWSASGFTARDGVEAPRGYGPGSVYMTMALPSGQAEGDRTAVGGLPIGAPSREEVG from the coding sequence ATGACCTGGAACGTGCGTATCCGGCGGATGGCAGACGACGACTGGGAGGACGTCGTCGGCCTGGAGACCCGCGCCTATGCCGCCCTTGGCCTGTCCGAGGGACGGGCGGCGCTGGAATCCAAGGCCCGGATCTCCCCGGCGACGTGTTTCGCGCTCGACCTGATCCCGGGGCCCGGCGCCGATCCGGGCGCCGGGGCGCGGCTGGCGGGCTACCTGCTGGCGCTGCCGTACCCGGAACGGTCCTACCCGGGCCTGGCCCGTCGCGAGGAGGCGGCCGTCCCGTCGCGGAATCTGCACCTGCACGACCTGGTGATCGCCGAGGACGTGCGCGGCCGCGGGCTCGGGAAGCGGCTGCTCGGCCGGCTGACCGCCGCGGCCCCGGGCCAGGGGTACGAGCAGATCTCGCTGATCGCGGTCGGCGGCAGCCACACCTTCTGGTCCGCAAGCGGGTTCACCGCGCGCGACGGCGTCGAGGCCCCGCGCGGCTACGGGCCGGGTTCTGTGTACATGACGATGGCGCTGCCGTCCGGCCAGGCCGAGGGCGACCGGACAGCGGTCGGCGGCCTGCCGATCGGGGCGCCGTCACGAGAAGAAGTGGGATGA